One window of Scheffersomyces stipitis CBS 6054 chromosome 1, whole genome shotgun sequence genomic DNA carries:
- a CDS encoding predicted protein, which produces MFVFPAFDSNYKTRKRTFKCCQNCRVKRVKCQITSTDYESLGCVNCRKNKWTCSLAKQQAVQSQTPDQNQNQQIQIQSTIKNELGNIDEISQSNNTTIENGTATTNMKTITPQYLKQTFNFNVSGNDSGSNYQYLFHGHPKVIIAMSDDQTIWHESGVYVKTTKENQNTKEGVEGKSYKLKNFGSGTFKEFYIRNENVYNFLLSINAFTLESPAYPFESDEVRQLIELYFYKLNSIFPLVHENGFWDDYRNNKAQNVLIYVVVLAISRDKMAESILKKVFLRGTLHRHGQQFNEDLVSFMSELEYKIRQILLILPQLGDEDKFSRLVVSLVLSTHFNYDKLGCENSSHDLTDAINLATSIGIHMKRLSLNAEPSKVEYSSNLWWCCYIFDRFNGLVNARPVFIRQEDFNVDLPYNNINLLKMVQLARSLENMFFAIFQPFNNNNVIGTNNLNNNMVRYKMFDTDEFQRIEFELCDKERSRNRVAYDSMYPVASRVGDNPFTDYVGNTIHFMTRVVNNVIILASQKAKYDNPQIPNHIPEAVALRASSNILWYLVQMKDEFVINIPMVPWCMSLAMAVALKKKARMCLKDGEYEEYKVYQDPFEFKDYINELEKFSSTWWVVDEICRLTRDFTNTLDSKSKSRKRRQRAKAASAAGTSKKKQKMESRSDWVKSALPQPVSSPVPKSDAIPSIRNMLQPPSQTSTELNAYVASTNGTTPYMQTDSSFSPNSMNSSDANQYDQYFESMQIDIFNNDFFKDVPNVINLLK; this is translated from the exons ATGTTCGTTTTCCCCGCGTTCGACTCGAACTACAAGACGCGCAAGCGCACGTTCAAGTGCTGTCAGAACTGCCGTGTGAAGAGAGTCAAGTGTCAGATCACTTCCACCGACTACGAGTCCTTGGGATGTGTGAATTGCCGCAAGAACAAATGGACTTGTTCGCTTGCGAAGCAGCAGGCCGTACAGAGCCAGACTCCGGACCAAAACCAAAACCAGCAAATTCAGATTCAGTCCACGATTAAGAATGAATTGGGAAATATTGACGAAATAAGCCAAA GTAACAATACTACCATTGAAAATGGTACTGCTACTACCAATATGAAA ACCATTACTCCACAGTACCTTAAGCAgactttcaacttcaatgtACTGGGCAATGATCTGGGCTCGAACTATCAATATCTTTTCCACGGTCATCCTAAGGTAATTATTGCCATGTCAGACGACCAGACCATCTGGCATGAGTCTGGAGTCTACGTGAAGACTACTAAAGAAAATCAGAACACCAAGGAAGGCGTAGAAGGCAAATCCTACAAGCTCAAGAACTTTGGGAGTGGTACTTTCAAGGAGTTCTACATCCGTAACGAAAATGTCTACAACTTCCTCTTGCTGATAAATGCGTTCACTTTAGAATCTCCAGCATACCCGTTTGAAAGCGACGAAGTACGTCAACTTATAGAGTTGTACTTTTATAAGTTGAACTCCATCTTTCCTTTGGTTCATGAAAATGGCTTCTGGGACGATTACCGCAACAACAAGGCACAAAATGTTTTGATCTACGTTGTGGTGCTAGCCATTCTGAGGGATAAAATGGCAGAGTCAATTCTTAAGAAGGTATTTTTGCGTGGTACTCTCCATCGGCACGGACAA CAATTCAATGAAGATCTCGTCTCATTTATGTCTGAATTAGAATACAAAATCAGGCAAATTTTGCTTATACTTCCTCAGTTAGGAGACGAAGACAAGTTTTCACGTTTAGTGGTATCGCTTGTTCTTTCGACCCATTTCAACTATGACAAGTTGGGATGTGAAAACTCTTCCCACGATCTCACAGATGCAATTAACTTGGCGACTTCTATTGGTATCCACATGAAGAGACTTCTGTTGAATGCTGAGCCTCTGAAAGTTGAGtattcttccaatttgTGGTGGTGCTGCTACATCTTTGATCGCTTCAACGGTCTCGTAAATGCCCGTCCTGTCTTTATTAGACAAGAGGATTTCAATGTCGATCTTCCctacaacaatatcaacttgttgaagatggtaCAGCTTGCACGTTCGCTTGAAAACATgttttttgcaatctttcagcccttcaacaacaacaacgtCATAGGAacaaacaacttgaacaataacATGGTCAGATACAAGATGTTTGACACGGATGAATTCCAGCGAATTGAATTTGAGCTTTGCGATAAGGAACGCTCTAGAAATAGGGTTGCCTACGATTCCATGTATCCGGTAGCTTCCAGAGTTGGTGATAATCCCTTCACCGACTACGTAGGAAATACCATTCATTTCATGACAAGAGTGGTGAACAATGTCATTATCTTAGCTTCGCAGAAGGCCAAGTACGATAACCCTCAGATACCTAACCATATTCCAGAAGCTGTAGCACTTAGAGCCTCGCTGAATATTTTGTGGTATCTTGTTCAGATGAAGGACGAGTTTGTCATCAATATTCCGATGGTTCCATGGTGCATGTCTTTGGCCATGGCTGTTgctctcaagaagaaggcgaGAATGTGTCTCAAGGATGGTGAATATGAGGAATATAAAGTGTACCAAGATCCGTTTGAATTCAAAGACTAcatcaacgagttggaaaagttcTCACTGACCTGGTGGGTGGTTGATGAAATCTGTAGATTGACCAGAGATTTCACCAACACGTTGGACTCCAAGTCTAAGAGTAGAAAACGTAGACAAAGGGCCAAGGCAGCATCAGCGGCTGGAActtcgaagaagaagcaaaagatGGAGCTGAGAAGCGACTGGGTCAAACTGGCATTGCCACAACCAGTCTCAAGTCCAGTTCCTAAATCAGATGCTATTCCTTCTATCAGAAATATGTTGCAACCACCTTCACAGACCCTGACGGAGTTAAATGCCTATGTAGCAAGCACCAATGGAACTACACCCTACATGCAAACAGACTCTTCCTTCAGTCCTAATCTGATGAATCTGAGTGACGCCAACCAATATGACCAATACTTCGAACTGATGCAGATcgacattttcaacaacgacttcttcaaggatgTTCCCAATGtcatcaatttgttgaagtaa
- a CDS encoding predicted protein → MSIPELVGQARALLQTSQAEKALELLQPSLESQAQNVSFLQIYGETLLENNDLETAYDVLARACELDPSAEAGSEKFFYLGQMVGGAQGLNALDIGLTKLKNQLSLDSLISYLIKKLNQGIFAEIEIWMTDMCMEEEAESKCDELIDYSLSLDVNNPEALSLLSSIRISQQRNDDAKESLLKSWDLFREKKTRLEESANKIQSGNEASNEDAFEVGLEYVELIQPLLTLARFAIELELYDTAATIASNTQDINESILDAYYYEALAYLFNARKLFSGETTTNEEDYRDIDIKLLKKSASAEVKTLLNEAKSSLTQGFKIINTDAVAEADPGLVEQVQELLTALGGPVMSELMPQRGDVEEENWEDEINSDDDN, encoded by the exons ATGTCGATTCCAGAGCTCGTGGGCCAGGCTAGGGCTCTTTTGCAGACACTGCAGGCAGAAAAGGCTTTAGAGTTGCTCCAGCCTTCTCTCGAGTCACAGGCTCAGAATGTCTCGTTTCTTCAGATCTATGGAGAGACTCTCTTGGAGAATAACGACTTAGAGACGGCATACGATGTTTTGGCTAGAGCATGTGAGCTTGATCCAAGTGCAGAGGCTGGATCTgagaagttcttctatTTGGGACAAATGGTAGGCGGTGCTCAAGGTCTCAATGCCTTGGACATTGGACTTACTaagttgaagaaccaaTTGTCATTG GATTCTTTGATTTCGTACttaatcaagaagttgaatcaGGGAATATTTGCCGAGATCGAGATTTGGATGACAGACATGTGTATGGAGGAAGAGGCTGAATCTAAGTGCGACGAGCTCATTGACTATTCCCTTTCTCTCGACGTCAACAACCCCGAGGCATTGTCCTTGTTATCATCAATTCGTATTTCTCAACAAAGAAATGACGATGCCAAAGaatcgttgttgaagtcgtGGGACTTGTTtagagaaaagaagacaagacttgaagaatcagCCAATAAGATTCAATCTGGCAATGAAGCTTCCAACGAAGATgcttttgaagttggcttAGAATACGTAGAGTTGATCCAGCCCTTGTTGACATTAGCTCGTTTTGCCATAGAACTCGAGCTCTATGACACTGCTGCTACTATCGCTTCCAACACTCAGGATATCAACGAAAGCATCTTGGATGCATACTACTACGAAGCTCTAGCCTACTTGTTTAATGCCCGAAAGCTTTTCTCAGGAGAAACCACAACTAACGAAGAAGACTACAGAGACATTGATATAAAGTTGCTTAAGAAATCAGCTTCTGCTGAAGTCAAGACCTTGTTGAACGAAGCCAAGAGTTCTTTGACTCAAGGATTCAAGATCATAAATACTGatgctgttgctgaagcAGACCCTGGCTTAGTTGAGCAAGTTCAGGAATTGTTGACCGCCTTGGGAGGTCCTGTAATGAGTGAGTTGATGCCGCAGAGAGGcgatgttgaagaagaaaactgggaagatgaaatcaacagCGATGACGACAATTAG